A single Staphylococcus muscae DNA region contains:
- a CDS encoding metal-dependent hydrolase, whose translation MDTATHIAIGVGLTALATTDPTLSEHFVASATVIITGSLIPDIDTVLKLKNNATYITHHRGITHSIPFTLLWPLLITLITYIFVSGVPPIQIWMWAQLSVALHVFVDIFNSYGTQALRPFSNKWIQLSVINTFDPIIFVILLIAIVLWTLGGHPYLVFGPVLIILVAYYILRFIMRDWLKKQALNQAQHLGRPTKVFVAPTIRFMQWRIAIQTESYDYVGRSYGRNIVFSDKVKRQPLPDIDIMDPVRTDPNVRAFLNFSSIYRWHIEYIDDETIELRLIDLRYLKNGHYQFVAIAHLDKDLHVLHSFTGWVFSEDKLMKKLYAH comes from the coding sequence ATGGACACAGCGACACATATAGCAATTGGTGTAGGTTTAACAGCACTTGCAACGACTGACCCGACACTAAGTGAACACTTTGTTGCATCTGCCACGGTCATTATCACAGGTTCTTTAATTCCTGATATAGATACTGTACTAAAATTAAAAAATAACGCAACCTATATTACCCATCATAGAGGAATTACCCATTCGATTCCTTTCACACTCTTGTGGCCCTTGTTAATAACTCTTATCACCTATATATTTGTATCCGGTGTGCCGCCGATACAAATATGGATGTGGGCACAGCTCTCTGTAGCTCTCCATGTTTTCGTTGATATTTTCAATTCATATGGCACACAAGCTTTGCGTCCCTTCTCTAATAAATGGATACAATTAAGTGTCATTAATACATTTGACCCGATTATATTCGTTATTTTATTAATTGCAATTGTGTTATGGACATTAGGTGGACACCCGTATCTTGTATTTGGTCCTGTTTTAATTATCCTTGTTGCATACTATATTTTACGTTTTATTATGCGGGATTGGCTCAAAAAACAAGCTTTGAATCAAGCACAACATCTCGGTCGTCCTACGAAAGTGTTTGTTGCACCTACTATTCGCTTTATGCAATGGCGTATTGCAATTCAAACAGAATCATATGATTACGTTGGAAGAAGTTATGGCCGAAACATTGTTTTTAGTGACAAAGTAAAACGCCAACCACTTCCAGATATCGATATTATGGATCCTGTAAGAACCGATCCAAATGTCCGTGCATTTTTGAATTTCTCATCAATCTATCGTTGGCATATCGAATATATAGATGACGAAACAATCGAATTGCGACTCATTGATTTGCGTTATTTAAAAAATGGGCACTATCAATTTGTAGCGATCGCACATTTAGATAAAGATCTACATGTCCTGCATTCATTTACAGGCTGGGTCTTCAGTGAAGATAAACTTATGAAGAAACTCTACGCACACTAA
- a CDS encoding FUSC family protein gives MKLGARILKTGIAIILAVAVASLLPTEAGMVTVAGIAAVVAMQPSVYRTFKTIIDQFQGNIIGALLAVVMVTVFGNNMLIMGATVILLIALLYKLNIAHVATLATVTALIIMGQHDGSFYVSAFYRFTLVMIGVVSSFIVNLTFLPPKFETKIYYNSLHITTDIFKWFKLVLNDATEFNHVKTDLEVLRQRIVNLEQLLEYYKEERPFTKKQRYALIRKKILFKEMVLSTRDAYDVLKRMNRYQNDMTHLSDTLRLQMKLEIDELTQFHEQILISITKKAKFNIPETTEKIPNPLKRELMDAFQDEVTQHPDQQGYSYRNIIHVISALEEYRYNLEHLNRLSISYFKYHANDPEIDILEEDFDL, from the coding sequence TTGAAATTAGGAGCAAGAATTTTAAAAACAGGTATTGCGATTATACTAGCAGTTGCAGTTGCTTCACTGTTACCAACCGAAGCAGGTATGGTGACTGTTGCAGGTATTGCAGCTGTCGTCGCAATGCAACCCAGTGTGTATCGAACCTTTAAAACGATTATTGATCAATTTCAAGGGAATATTATCGGGGCATTATTAGCCGTAGTAATGGTTACTGTATTTGGTAACAATATGCTCATCATGGGTGCAACCGTGATTCTGCTAATCGCCCTACTATACAAATTAAACATTGCACATGTTGCAACATTAGCAACCGTAACCGCATTGATTATTATGGGGCAACATGATGGTTCGTTTTACGTTTCTGCATTTTATCGTTTTACTTTGGTAATGATTGGTGTTGTTAGTTCTTTCATCGTCAACTTGACTTTCCTACCACCCAAGTTTGAAACGAAAATTTACTATAACTCATTGCACATTACGACGGATATTTTTAAATGGTTCAAGCTTGTACTCAATGATGCCACAGAGTTTAATCATGTAAAAACAGATCTTGAAGTATTAAGACAACGTATTGTGAACTTAGAACAGTTGCTTGAATATTACAAAGAAGAGCGACCATTTACGAAAAAACAGCGCTATGCCCTTATTAGAAAAAAGATTTTGTTCAAAGAAATGGTACTTTCCACACGTGATGCTTATGATGTATTGAAACGAATGAATCGTTATCAAAATGATATGACACATTTAAGTGATACATTACGATTACAAATGAAGTTAGAAATTGATGAATTGACACAATTTCACGAGCAGATTTTAATTAGTATTACGAAGAAAGCGAAGTTCAACATTCCTGAAACGACGGAAAAAATTCCAAATCCTCTCAAACGAGAACTCATGGATGCTTTTCAAGATGAAGTGACGCAACACCCTGATCAGCAGGGCTATTCATATCGCAATATTATTCATGTGATTTCTGCTTTAGAAGAATATCGTTACAACTTAGAACATTTAAACCGTTTAAGTATTAGTTACTTTAAGTATCATGCCAATGATCCGGAAATTGATATTTTAGAAGAAGATTTCGATTTATAA
- the ntdP gene encoding nucleoside tri-diphosphate phosphatase, with the protein MVKARIPKEGTAIKIQSYKHDGSIHRVWSETTILKGTEDVVIGGNDHTLVTESDGRTWVTREPAIVYFHSEYWFNVICMFREDGIYYYCNLSSPFVCDEEGLKYIDYDLDIKVYPNGKYHLLDEDEYEQHMKQMNYSKEIDTILRANVDILQQWIEHKKGPFAPDFIKVWRNRFQKINKR; encoded by the coding sequence GTGGTAAAAGCACGGATTCCTAAAGAGGGGACAGCAATAAAAATCCAATCCTACAAACATGATGGTAGTATTCATCGTGTATGGTCTGAAACAACCATCCTTAAAGGAACGGAAGATGTTGTGATTGGCGGCAATGACCACACACTTGTTACGGAAAGTGACGGTCGTACATGGGTAACACGTGAACCAGCCATCGTGTACTTCCACTCAGAGTACTGGTTCAACGTTATTTGTATGTTTCGTGAAGATGGTATTTACTATTACTGTAATCTGTCGTCACCCTTTGTCTGTGATGAAGAAGGGTTGAAATATATTGATTATGATTTAGATATAAAGGTATATCCGAACGGTAAGTATCATTTGCTTGATGAAGATGAATATGAGCAGCATATGAAACAAATGAACTATTCGAAAGAGATTGATACCATTTTACGTGCGAATGTTGATATTCTCCAACAATGGATTGAACATAAGAAGGGGCCATTCGCACCGGATTTTATCAAAGTATGGCGCAATCGATTTCAAAAAATAAATAAGAGATAA
- the mutY gene encoding A/G-specific adenine glycosylase, producing MYSEPSFKETLITWFDQHQRQMPWRETTNPYYIWISEVMLQQTQVNTVRSYYERFISDFPTIESLARADEDDVLKRWEGLGYYSRARNFHTAVKEVVEKHNGVVPDDPEAFLALKGVGPYTQAAVMSIAFDLPLATVDGNVFRVWSRLNDDTQDTALQKTRKSYEQDLLPYVQSQSGTFNQAMMELGALICTPTSPLCMFCPVQEHCEAFEKGTVLERPIKTKKQKKTLHRLQVLYVEDEAGNMLLEQRDQSLLRGMWQFPMYPVETSHADIEQEFDHHILIDEEPSFHLKHQFTHRTWDIAVYRAKVTDHHIGGNPFRHWIPCSDKKQYTFPVPMTKIFKAMQQAD from the coding sequence ATGTATTCAGAACCGTCATTTAAAGAAACATTGATTACTTGGTTTGATCAACATCAACGTCAAATGCCTTGGCGTGAAACAACTAATCCTTACTACATCTGGATCAGTGAAGTGATGTTGCAACAGACACAAGTAAATACAGTGAGAAGTTATTATGAAAGATTTATTTCAGACTTTCCTACAATAGAATCACTGGCACGTGCAGATGAAGATGACGTGCTAAAGCGCTGGGAAGGGCTTGGTTATTATAGTCGTGCGCGCAATTTTCATACAGCTGTGAAAGAAGTGGTTGAAAAACACAATGGTGTTGTACCAGACGATCCAGAAGCATTTCTTGCATTGAAAGGTGTTGGGCCATATACGCAGGCTGCGGTGATGAGTATTGCGTTTGATTTACCGTTAGCAACAGTCGATGGCAACGTCTTTCGTGTATGGTCACGATTAAACGATGATACACAAGATACCGCACTTCAAAAGACTAGAAAGTCGTATGAGCAAGACTTACTCCCATATGTACAGTCACAATCGGGGACGTTCAATCAAGCCATGATGGAACTTGGCGCTTTGATTTGTACGCCGACATCACCGCTATGTATGTTTTGTCCTGTACAAGAACATTGTGAAGCATTTGAAAAAGGGACAGTTTTAGAGAGACCGATTAAGACGAAGAAACAAAAGAAAACGTTGCATCGATTACAGGTATTATATGTTGAAGATGAAGCGGGGAATATGTTGTTAGAACAACGAGATCAAAGCTTGCTTCGAGGTATGTGGCAGTTTCCAATGTATCCAGTTGAAACATCACATGCAGATATTGAACAAGAATTTGATCATCACATTTTAATTGATGAAGAACCAAGCTTTCATTTAAAGCATCAATTTACGCATAGAACATGGGATATTGCCGTCTATCGTGCAAAAGTGACTGACCATCATATCGGTGGCAATCCGTTTCGTCATTGGATTCCTTGTTCTGACAAAAAACAATACACTTTTCCTGTTCCAATGACTAAAATATTCAAAGCGATGCAGCAAGCGGATTAA
- a CDS encoding ABC transporter permease: MLERFIQFFHEIPRYFRYALYRVMMHRRWVVLTFLVSSLIMFITVLAFKILGTIDITQASINYRLTGLITFAVIWIAIYNNYRLFPRDYYVTRHFNSSPFLHVALSGLLYGLTLFLLMVVMITTKSINTDTTWFGVFFYSLMSLFFMITLSFLFGVIYMLYPKLNQLYIIISVVLMLLLPIFYLPDKISGVIGHLLMLNPLYYLVNGMQQSVIVGHDAVNHLGYHLYFCCFMGLMIVFSFALRDYVTQLKPNEHSHSHLKADEEETAD, encoded by the coding sequence GTGTTAGAGCGTTTCATTCAATTTTTTCATGAGATTCCCCGATATTTTCGCTATGCATTGTATCGTGTCATGATGCATAGAAGATGGGTTGTTTTAACGTTTTTAGTTAGTAGTTTAATCATGTTCATCACAGTGCTAGCCTTCAAAATATTAGGGACAATTGATATTACGCAGGCTTCTATCAATTATCGACTGACTGGTCTGATTACGTTTGCTGTAATTTGGATTGCTATTTATAATAACTATCGCTTATTTCCGAGAGATTATTATGTAACAAGACATTTTAACAGTAGCCCGTTTTTACATGTTGCATTATCTGGTTTGTTATATGGCCTGACACTGTTTCTATTAATGGTCGTTATGATTACTACAAAATCTATCAATACAGATACAACATGGTTTGGTGTCTTCTTTTATAGTTTGATGAGTCTCTTTTTTATGATTACATTATCATTTTTATTTGGTGTTATCTATATGCTGTATCCTAAGTTAAATCAGTTGTACATCATCATTTCTGTTGTACTAATGTTGTTATTGCCGATATTCTATCTTCCGGATAAAATATCAGGTGTAATAGGACACCTATTGATGCTAAATCCTTTATACTATTTAGTAAATGGAATGCAGCAATCTGTTATCGTCGGACATGATGCAGTCAATCATTTAGGTTATCACTTATACTTTTGCTGTTTTATGGGGTTAATGATTGTGTTTAGTTTTGCACTGAGAGATTATGTTACACAATTAAAACCGAACGAACATTCACATAGTCATTTGAAAGCTGATGAAGAAGAGACAGCTGATTAG
- a CDS encoding YfhH family protein, protein MNHKRLSDMNRQEIFHEIQTCKEKMRKAEMNGIMNEYDVYQNKVVIAESYLVDPEDVELGKIYALLDGSDDYFKVERLKGVFAWGYRLNSTSFEEGLPLSLLKL, encoded by the coding sequence ATGAATCATAAACGTCTAAGTGATATGAATCGACAAGAAATATTTCATGAAATACAAACCTGCAAGGAAAAAATGCGTAAAGCTGAAATGAATGGTATTATGAATGAATATGATGTCTATCAAAATAAAGTAGTCATTGCTGAGAGTTATTTAGTTGATCCGGAAGACGTTGAATTAGGTAAGATATATGCACTTTTAGATGGATCAGATGACTATTTTAAAGTAGAACGTCTTAAAGGTGTATTTGCATGGGGATACCGTTTGAATAGCACAAGCTTTGAAGAAGGTCTCCCATTGTCATTACTAAAATTGTAG
- the recX gene encoding recombination regulator RecX, with amino-acid sequence MATISKIEVQKKHHERFNLYIDGEFKAGISIDTLVDFNLKKGDTIDDAQLKRILEREHQQQANNDAINYLSHRKRTRHEISTHLLSKDYSESVIANAIAYCERLRLIDHEDYVESLKNTMLRTTDKGPEVFRQKLYKAGIEEPLLEAGVVQYKEEQSFEQICHVAQKIVHQKKGPVAKIRQQVQQSLMQKGYQMDTIHLVTETLDFQQDPEIIDNLLQRDLEKIYNKYQKRYNGYTLTMKTMEALVRKGYAYEDVQRKIRESGIEDES; translated from the coding sequence GTGGCGACGATTTCAAAAATTGAAGTTCAAAAAAAACATCATGAGCGCTTCAACCTATATATTGACGGTGAGTTTAAGGCTGGTATTTCAATCGATACACTTGTCGATTTTAATTTGAAAAAAGGAGACACCATTGATGATGCACAATTGAAACGTATTCTTGAGAGAGAGCATCAACAACAAGCAAATAATGATGCAATTAATTATTTATCTCATCGCAAACGTACACGACATGAAATCAGTACACACTTGTTGAGTAAAGATTATTCAGAATCAGTGATTGCCAATGCGATTGCCTATTGCGAACGACTCCGCTTAATTGATCACGAAGATTATGTTGAAAGTTTAAAAAATACGATGTTGCGAACGACAGATAAAGGACCCGAAGTTTTTCGTCAAAAGTTATACAAAGCAGGCATTGAAGAACCATTACTGGAAGCAGGGGTTGTGCAATACAAGGAAGAGCAGTCATTTGAACAAATTTGTCATGTTGCACAAAAAATAGTTCATCAAAAGAAAGGTCCTGTTGCAAAAATTAGACAACAAGTGCAACAGTCATTGATGCAAAAAGGATATCAGATGGATACGATTCATTTAGTCACTGAGACATTAGACTTTCAACAAGATCCAGAAATCATCGATAACTTATTGCAACGTGATCTAGAGAAAATTTATAATAAATATCAGAAACGTTATAATGGATATACGTTAACAATGAAAACAATGGAAGCACTCGTAAGAAAAGGATATGCGTATGAAGATGTCCAACGAAAAATAAGAGAGAGTGGGATTGAAGATGAATCATAA
- a CDS encoding ATP-binding cassette domain-containing protein, giving the protein MSNAIVLKMINVTHYYRNQKKQNVLKPFSYQPEDIELNNITLHIYQGEALGIIGEEASSKSLVGEILAGTVLPDKGRIVRKASLFYANMNQKLAEHVRVIDYINDVIQLYEFEVPEHKAIQVLKYAHLDAQKNDWIHDLTDEQYAQLMFSLARSSKAEVVILSHILTYLDEGFFEKAKEMVREYVEEGLTWVAIDNDVDKIKAVSNYIVWISHGQLRKEGYVKQVIPAYEQHMQDKMSITSQEALNHFDEDWKRNRSKMPELTYNFKRIERYHHAKPPVFLARIWTWTAIFIAGMFISSLLIFNNLGKLDATQYTSHNALTEQPKHQYTEKLAYGIVNADQTTLTALHQKGADVKVPQHAIVTITGESKRTYRVTHNDKNYRIAKENVHYFNPAALYNPIERDTLAPFMKDNYINYVDYFNGELHKSHDEVNEQLIPEKKNRYVEPILQQPIAMLFNDQNNLIGYRFPIVKEKELKEKYHIDEDTWTAKTEAGYFIADFKTHQWIFIEL; this is encoded by the coding sequence ATGAGCAATGCAATTGTGTTGAAGATGATCAATGTGACGCACTATTATCGTAATCAAAAAAAACAAAATGTGCTAAAGCCCTTTAGTTATCAACCAGAAGACATTGAATTAAATAATATCACGTTACATATTTATCAAGGTGAAGCGCTCGGGATCATCGGTGAAGAAGCGTCTTCCAAATCATTAGTGGGTGAGATTCTTGCGGGGACAGTCTTACCTGATAAAGGACGTATCGTTCGCAAAGCCTCGTTATTCTACGCAAATATGAATCAAAAACTCGCAGAACATGTGCGTGTTATTGATTATATTAATGATGTGATTCAACTCTATGAATTCGAAGTACCTGAACATAAAGCAATCCAAGTATTAAAGTATGCACACCTAGATGCGCAGAAAAATGATTGGATACATGATTTGACAGATGAACAATATGCGCAACTGATGTTTAGTCTTGCGCGTTCATCAAAAGCTGAAGTCGTGATTTTAAGTCACATTCTAACATATTTGGATGAAGGTTTTTTTGAAAAAGCGAAAGAGATGGTTCGTGAATATGTTGAAGAAGGTCTAACTTGGGTTGCGATAGACAACGATGTGGACAAAATCAAGGCAGTCAGCAACTATATCGTGTGGATATCACATGGTCAATTGCGTAAAGAAGGATATGTTAAACAAGTCATACCCGCCTATGAACAACATATGCAAGATAAAATGAGCATAACGTCACAAGAAGCATTAAATCATTTTGATGAAGATTGGAAACGAAATCGCTCAAAGATGCCAGAGCTCACGTATAACTTTAAACGAATTGAGCGGTATCATCACGCGAAACCGCCTGTCTTTTTAGCACGTATATGGACGTGGACAGCTATTTTTATTGCCGGGATGTTCATATCGAGTTTGTTGATATTTAATAATTTAGGAAAGTTAGATGCAACACAATATACGTCACATAATGCGTTGACAGAACAGCCGAAACATCAATATACTGAAAAGCTTGCATATGGCATAGTAAATGCAGATCAAACAACATTGACGGCACTTCATCAAAAAGGGGCAGATGTCAAAGTGCCACAACATGCAATTGTGACGATTACAGGGGAGAGTAAAAGAACATACCGTGTCACACACAATGATAAAAACTATCGTATTGCTAAAGAAAATGTTCATTATTTTAATCCGGCAGCCTTGTATAATCCAATTGAAAGAGATACTTTAGCACCATTTATGAAAGATAATTATATCAATTATGTGGATTACTTTAACGGGGAACTGCACAAGTCACATGATGAAGTCAATGAACAGTTAATCCCAGAAAAGAAAAATCGCTATGTTGAACCGATTTTACAACAACCGATTGCGATGTTGTTCAATGATCAAAATAACTTGATTGGGTATCGTTTCCCAATAGTTAAAGAAAAAGAATTAAAAGAAAAATATCATATTGATGAAGACACATGGACGGCTAAAACAGAAGCGGGATATTTTATTGCCGATTTTAAAACACATCAATGGATTTTTATAGAATTGTAG
- the sgtB gene encoding monofunctional peptidoglycan glycosyltransferase SgtB, with amino-acid sequence MKRSDRIARNEQPYVKNEPHYNTYYRPVGTPPSKKRPRRIFRTFLLTLTVIALLFIGLMFFLSQRADVSDLSQIEQKATYVDAEAMPSYTKGAFIAVEDRRFYKHHGVDFKGSIRAIFSSIKDPDQLQGGSTITQQLVKNYYYDNQQTMTRKLKEMFVAWRVEDEYEKDEILGYYLNNIFFGDNSYTIESAANYYFGTTTNVNNTNLPQITVLQSAILASKVNAPSVYRVNDMSPSFVNRTKSTLEKMKQQGYITETQYTEALQQLGAS; translated from the coding sequence ATGAAAAGATCTGACCGAATAGCACGAAACGAACAGCCATATGTTAAAAATGAGCCACACTATAACACATATTACCGCCCGGTAGGTACACCACCAAGTAAAAAAAGACCGAGACGGATTTTTCGTACTTTTCTTCTTACATTAACAGTCATTGCGCTGTTGTTTATTGGGCTCATGTTCTTTCTATCGCAAAGAGCAGATGTGTCGGATTTATCTCAAATCGAACAAAAAGCAACATATGTGGATGCTGAAGCGATGCCGAGCTATACGAAAGGTGCCTTTATTGCAGTGGAAGATAGACGTTTTTATAAGCATCATGGCGTCGATTTTAAAGGGAGCATCCGAGCTATTTTTTCATCGATTAAAGATCCGGATCAACTGCAAGGGGGAAGTACAATCACCCAGCAATTAGTTAAAAATTACTATTACGATAATCAACAGACGATGACACGAAAATTAAAAGAAATGTTTGTTGCATGGCGTGTAGAAGATGAATATGAAAAAGATGAAATCTTAGGCTATTATTTGAATAACATTTTCTTTGGCGATAATAGTTACACGATTGAATCGGCTGCCAACTATTATTTTGGTACGACGACAAATGTCAATAATACGAATCTCCCACAAATTACTGTGTTACAAAGTGCAATACTGGCTAGCAAGGTTAACGCACCGTCAGTATACCGTGTCAATGACATGTCACCATCATTTGTCAATCGAACGAAGTCAACATTGGAAAAGATGAAACAACAAGGTTATATTACAGAGACACAATATACGGAAGCGCTCCAACAATTAGGTGCTTCTTAG
- a CDS encoding ABC transporter ATP-binding protein: protein MIRRYLEFVKPYKWLIFGTIIVGILKFGIPLLIPLLIKYVIDDVINNGALSISDKYTQLMIAMGIAAFIFVIVRPPIEFLRQYMAQWTSNKILYDIRKKLYDHLQALSSRFYANNKAGEVISRVINDVEQTKDFILTGLMNIWLDCITIIIALSVMFFLDVKLTFAAIIVLPFYILTVYFFFGRLRELTRQRSQKLAETQGFLHERVNGMAVIKSFAIEDNEAKNFDKRNTNFLNKAFRHTRWNAYSFSAINTVTDIGPLIVIGYGAYLAISGDVTVGTLAAFVSYLEQLYGPLRRLVSSFTTLTQSFASMDRVFQLFDEPYDIKNLPNAQPYKIERGNIGIHNISFRYNEDEREVLKNINLDIQHGETVAFVGMSGGGKSTLITLIPRFYDVTSGDITIDGHPIQDFETGSLRRQIGMVQQDNILFSDTVKENIILGRPDATFEEVVAAAKMANAHDFIMTLPNGYDTEVGERGVKLSGGQKQRLSIARIFLNDPPILILDEATSALDLESEAIIQDALETLSHDRTTLIVAHRLSTITHADRIVVIENGQIVESGSHEELMQRQGAYQRLYNIQNL, encoded by the coding sequence ATGATTAGACGCTATCTTGAGTTTGTAAAACCTTACAAATGGCTCATCTTCGGTACCATTATTGTAGGTATACTCAAATTTGGCATCCCATTGTTGATTCCGTTATTGATTAAATATGTGATTGATGATGTGATTAATAATGGTGCATTGAGCATTTCTGACAAATACACACAACTGATGATCGCAATGGGGATTGCGGCATTTATTTTTGTCATCGTACGACCACCAATTGAGTTTTTACGTCAGTACATGGCGCAATGGACAAGTAATAAAATACTATATGACATTCGTAAAAAACTTTACGATCATTTACAAGCGCTAAGCTCTCGTTTTTATGCAAATAACAAAGCGGGGGAAGTTATTTCCCGTGTAATCAATGATGTGGAACAAACAAAAGATTTCATATTGACAGGACTTATGAATATTTGGCTTGACTGTATTACGATTATCATCGCTTTGTCAGTCATGTTTTTCTTAGATGTAAAGCTAACATTTGCAGCAATCATTGTCCTACCATTTTATATACTAACCGTGTATTTCTTTTTTGGTCGTTTGCGAGAATTAACACGTCAACGTTCTCAAAAATTAGCTGAAACACAAGGGTTTTTACATGAACGTGTCAACGGTATGGCGGTTATTAAAAGTTTTGCAATTGAAGACAATGAAGCGAAAAATTTTGATAAACGGAATACAAACTTTTTAAATAAAGCCTTTCGTCATACACGTTGGAATGCATATTCATTTTCAGCGATTAACACAGTCACTGACATTGGACCGCTTATCGTGATTGGTTATGGAGCGTATCTTGCCATTTCAGGTGATGTTACAGTCGGAACATTGGCGGCCTTCGTAAGTTATCTTGAACAATTGTATGGCCCACTACGTCGACTTGTCTCTTCTTTTACAACGTTGACACAAAGTTTTGCATCGATGGATCGTGTATTTCAACTATTTGATGAACCGTACGATATTAAAAACCTACCGAATGCACAACCTTATAAAATTGAACGTGGTAATATTGGCATTCATAATATTTCTTTCCGCTACAATGAAGACGAACGCGAGGTACTTAAAAACATCAATCTAGATATTCAACACGGTGAAACGGTCGCATTTGTAGGAATGAGCGGGGGAGGTAAGTCAACCTTAATCACTTTGATTCCACGTTTTTATGATGTGACTTCAGGTGATATTACAATTGATGGTCATCCGATTCAGGACTTTGAAACGGGAAGCTTGAGACGTCAAATTGGTATGGTACAACAAGACAATATTTTATTCTCCGACACTGTCAAAGAAAATATTATACTTGGACGTCCTGATGCTACTTTTGAAGAAGTGGTAGCAGCTGCTAAAATGGCAAATGCTCACGACTTCATTATGACTTTACCGAACGGATATGACACCGAAGTCGGTGAACGTGGTGTGAAGTTATCAGGTGGCCAAAAACAACGTCTATCAATTGCACGTATATTCTTGAACGATCCACCAATCTTAATATTGGATGAAGCCACAAGTGCGCTAGACCTTGAAAGTGAAGCCATTATCCAAGATGCACTTGAAACACTGAGCCACGATCGTACAACATTAATTGTGGCGCATCGACTCTCAACGATTACACATGCTGATCGCATTGTTGTTATTGAAAATGGTCAAATTGTTGAAAGTGGTTCACATGAAGAACTTATGCAACGTCAAGGTGCCTATCAACGACTCTACAATATTCAAAATTTATAA